A segment of the Bactrocera neohumeralis isolate Rockhampton chromosome 3, APGP_CSIRO_Bneo_wtdbg2-racon-allhic-juicebox.fasta_v2, whole genome shotgun sequence genome:
ataaatatgtgtattcTAGTGTTTACATTTGGCCATTGAGATTTTATCCAACCGATTGCAgccggtatatatgtatgtatgtatgcatgaatgTTGGTGCACAGTTGCGCATTGGAGTCGCGTTGAGCTGAGTGCAGTCCATTTGAGTGGGCTGAGATCGGAATTTCGCATTGGTGGCGGCTGCAGAGGCAACCGGCAGTGAAAGGTTATTTTGGGTTTTGTATAGACGCTAGACGGCTTGGACAGGCTGGCGGCTGAGGGGCGTGCAAAAACACCAACACCAAATATTACTCTACTTCCAATGCATTTATGCGGTCGCTCATACGCTTGCTATTaggaattgttgttgttgtgctttttgAGTATGTAACAAGACAAGTTTCGTTGCAATTTGAAGTTTAGCCGCCGCCCGGCGTTTGTGCTCCTGCCGCTCTTTAGCTGCTAAATGCTAACTGTTAATGttacagttattttttgttgcttcttgttgttgttgttgctgctgcaattATTTTATAGCGTCGCTGCATATGAAGTTCAACGAATTTTTCAGTATAAAAGTTGGTATAATTTCGTATTCGAAATCAGAATCAAGTCAACACTTCTTGAGTGTGCCTAGTAGCGATACAGCAAATCCTTTTCTTTACTTCTCAAATCCTTCTTCGCTTTAATCAGCAAACATGAAGGTAATATATAGTTAAACGGCGTTGGATTATTTACGAAGAACGCCGAGACGATTTAGAATTgtgaaagaaattcaaaaaatagaaCGTAAAAACTGCTTAAGAATTATGTAGactctttttcaaaaatcagaaaaaaaaaacaaaaagaaataactaaaacaaaataataaaaaaaatcctagcagaaatatttttcaattctaaCTGAAACTTTAACTCCCCCACTCTCTTCCAGTTCGTTGTTGCCGTAGTCATGTTGGCTCTTGCCGTTGGTGTTAACTCTTCCCTGCTGCCGCTAACCGCACAAATTGCTCCAGCTGTGTCGTATGTGACCTCTTCATTGGGCGGTGGTCCCTTGCTAGCACAGGGTGCTTGGGGTGGTCCAACCGCTTGGGGCGGTTCAGCTGCCATCACCGGTTTGGGTGGCCTTGGACTCGGTTTGCATGGTGGCATCCCCGGCATCTCACTTAGCCAAGGACCTGTTGGTGCTGCCATCGCTGCTCCGATTGCTGCTCCTCTAGCTTTGGGTCATGGTGCTGGCGTGTATGTGGCTAAGACTCGCGGTGCTATTCATACTGCTCCCTTGGCTGGACACATCAACTCGGCGACTTCTTTGAACTTGGCACCAGCTCCAGGCACGCACTAATATGGCTCAAAATGCTTTTCATCCAGATCAACGCATATCCCTACATATCAAAACAAAACCCAAGCAGAAGTACGTATGGTTGCACGCTGTCAGCAGCTATACTTAATACAAATTTGACGACACCGATGACTAATGGAGGATGCCACCGCACTAACtgattatgtatattttagagCGAAATGCAGATTTCCGCCGTTTCTGCAGTTTCGTTTCCGATATCCCGCAACCCACATCCTAATGCACTTACCGACATTTTTTATGCAACATATGTTTAAGGcatatctatattttttatgtataataaataatataatatgtacattgtacacatatacatacatatagttcaTTTTACTTGCTGAGATTAATACCCAGACAATGGATGATTGGATGTTCATTTGTTGCCATCGAAGCATATGATATCCAAAATATTCTTTAACAATTCCAACACATTTCCAGTCCAGTTTTGTACAGTAATTTTGAGAACTTGTGAGCTGTCTTCTAGCCTTGACCTTTCTGAATATTCTTCTTTAACTTCTTTTATTCCTGTTTAAGTTGTTGTTCTTCGAAATCATTGatgactatttttttataaaaatacaaatattacgAAAATGACTAAATAAACTTAACAAAGAATGTTTTCTGTAAATTTCCTCCTTTCGCATTTACGTATTGGTTCTATCTCTCCAGTAACTTATATAAATACCACTAACTAACCATAAAGATATGCCatatgttgttgtaaaatatatataataacagtgtaagaaatcgaaattgttgaatatttttatttaaataaagattttgcaagatttttataaagtcaatattttcgtatgatatatattattatataatgattatatttttatatgtaagatAATATGATTATGAATCGGGCTCAAAGTGTTTGATGGGTCTGCAAGCTGAATTCAGAGATCCTCTCTTAATGCGGATCACTAATACACTGAACAGAGATGATCAATTGATCATTGATTgacaaagagagagagagagagagagagagagagagagagaggcaGAAAGAGAGGACGATCGTTAAATGCTTTAGGCTTCGTAGTATAAGATGAGGCTGTTCTCGATGATCAATGAAACCTTAACTTCGATTCTATCGAACGCCTtacaacacatacacataaaaatgtctcttacaataaaaaaaacttgatcactttgtatgacagctatatggtatagtggtcCAAACTGAAGAATTTGTTCACAGCTGGTACCGTTGACTTGAAAAATAATCTATGACAAATTTCGTGGAGTTatctttttaaattaagtagttttccacacaaaagcttgatttaaaaatttcagtttctatatgatatagttacCCGATATCAGCGATTTCGACAAACAAGCATCTTCTTGAAGAAAAACGGACGCGTGAAAAGTATTATCGATATCGGAAAATCAAGAAATTAGTTCGCGTATGTACGGGCGTCTCGAAAACTAACAGCTTGTTTCCATATGTACAggtagacagacagacgaacaaaGGAATATCGCCTTAGCTCGTCACGCTGTTCATTTATATAGATCTCATATTCTTTGACGTTTCCTGCTGGGTATTGCAAACTTCATAGTATACATAAATTGCTtctttcagtaaaaattttttcgagatTAATAATGATGCACCAGCTTCATTAAATGGCCTACCGCAGTTCCTCACAAGATCTCAGTGaagttgttttgttttcttaacaTCTACCTTCACCTCAGGCACCTCAGTCTGAGTTATTGAGGAGTGGGAACGAGTAGGAGCTCCGTTGGCATATTGTGGTTCACTACTGGACTGTTAAATCGCAGAACAAATCAGCAAGCTCTGATCAAGTAGCGGCAGTGGTGCAGTCGCAAGGTCCTTTTGGCCCAGAATAAATCGAAGGAGGTCTAGGGAACTCTTCGCTCTCAGCAAGATTCACCTTTCAATGGTTGTAGGAGTTCTCACTGGACACCATCCTAATGGGATTCATGCAGTAAGATTGTATATTAACCAGATGACAGACATTAGTTATTTGTAAGAAGATGAGATATAATCACCTTATCACTTCCTCCTCGATTGCCTCGCTTTTTTCAGGTCAAGGCAAAAACAACTTGGATCTCATACTTTTAGTCAATTGGGTGTCATAGCGGAcatagaaataaaatgtttaagcGGATTTGTTAGGCTTCTTTTGCCGAAAGGTGATATCCACCTTCAATAGTTTTATCTATCGCTTTACAAGTTTTTATCATAAAGGACTTCACCTAACAGTCCCCCGCCGAGGGATCAGCCATCTaatttaacctaacctacttCTGTACCTTCAGTTAATATTAGTATATTAGTAGCGCTAATAAAAAACTATACCTCGAGCAATATAAAAATCTGATCATCTTCGTAGAAGTAATGGATACGTGATTCTTAGGGGCTTGCACAGGGTTtgcccggaaagtaataggactgagtacAATTCTTTAAGAACTTTCAAAGAGGGTTCCTTCTGCGACGatacagcgctgccagcgcgatttccaagcattgaaggcgtcacggaaggcattttccggaATACCCATGAGAGATGAGATGcgtgctgcttggatcccctctgtcgtcttaAAATGCTTGTCTTTCATCGGaattttcaggcaaggaaacaaaaaagttcggGGCCATATCTgggctgttcacaagaaaggcggtgtgaacCGGGGCGTTGTTGTGGTGCaatttccaatcggctgcgatgtcttgtaggacccgattgacccttcgtttgagtctcttgaggactttcacgcccgaacaaaccctgtatatagaTACTGAATCTGAAGAACAGATTCATACTGAATTCAAAAACTTGAATATAAATCAATAAAGTGTGGCTTAAAAGCCGAGAGACTGAAGAGAGAAATATTATATGGACTACGTTAAAGAAAAGCCATCCAAAACCGTCGATCAAAACTGGCGTCTTAGGAACACTTGATCACTAGCTTCTTTCAGCTTAAATACTAGTAAAATATCATTTAACTTGACAATACCTAAGCTAATTGAGACTTCAGCCTTTCACTAGTGCATGAAAAGAACGTACACTAAATTGCCAGCTCTGCTTAAGTGCAGTGAgttaattattacaacaaccatataatatgaatacatatacaccacttttgttattgtaatatgttcaccgcttttattttatttcattgccgcgtattgtttacatttatttgcgcaATAGTATTGTTGGGTGGCGCGCACAGTCAAGCGCAGAGAAGGTTTGCGAGGGAGCGGATGGTATTTGTTTTGGTGGCTTGCATAGCCAACAGCTGTTGTCCATCAGCGCATTCGAATGCAAGCCAATACGAGCGTTGCACTGACACAGcgatggtgttgttgttgcgagcAAACGCCAAACTTGCAGGTTGCaccattacacacacacacacacagcaattATGGAGCGTTCTTTTGGGCCTTGCCGCGCAAGATATGCATCAGGGTAACGCCAAAAGcgtgcccacacacacacactcacatatatacataagtatatacacatacatatgtgcttatatGCATACTCCAAGCAGCGCGCGTAAAAGGCGTCCAAATACTTTGCAGCGCCAACATTCGGCTGTTGAGGTGTTTCGATATCGCTGGTGGAGTAAATTTGCGCTGCAGCGCAGTCCCGTAAAGCACAATTGAGTTAAAGTGAGTTGAGTGGTTTCGAGGTTCGGCAATTTTCCATGCAGCTCACCCAGTTGGTGGCGGCGCTGGTGGTGGCCGCCTGTGAAAGACTGCATATATTTTCGGTTGTGTgcgtgtgcgagtgtgtgtggaCAGGTGGTTGGCAGGGTGGTGGCTGGCAGGCGTGCAAAAACACCAACACCAAATATTACTCTAGTTCTGTTTGCGTTTATGCGGCCGCTTATGCcaatgttattgttatttttattaaatatactgccgttgtggttgttgttgctgctcaaCGTTGTTTTTCCTAGCATTTTTTGAGTGTGTAACAAGACAAGTTTCGTTACAATTTAAAGTTTAGCCGGCGCCCGGCGTTTCTTCGCTGCTTACACCTCAGCTATATGGCTATTGCCTGtcgttattgttattattgttgtgttaCAGAATACGatttttttgctcattttgCACACCCATATTGAACTTATTGCTGCTGCAATTATTTTATAGTGGCGCTGCATATGAAGTTCAACgaattttttagtataaaagttGGCATAATTTCGTATTCGAAATCAGAATCAAGTCAACACTTCTTGAGTGTGTGCAGTAGCAGTACAATATATCCTTTTCTTCACTTCTCAAATCCTTCTCCGCTTTAAACAGCAAACATGAAGGTAATACTTATGAAGTTGTGGTGCCTCAAGGATGTTTGTATATACGCTTCAGAAGTGGAGTTTAAGACTctcgaaaaaaaagtttaaaaattatgaaaaacaatTTAAGAATACAATGAAGAACCAACAAGATGTGTCTTAGGAAAACTgtcataaatgaaaaatatatatgtgatttttttgtgcaagaaaatgaaagttaaaaaaacgatattataaaattaattgcttaagaaaaaattaaaaaatttacaaaaaaaaattttttattcttttataccAAACAATAATACCTACTTTTTTATTCTCTTCCAGTTCGTTATTGCCGTAGTCATGTTGGCTCTTGCCGCCGGTGTACACTCTTCTCTGCTGCCGCTGACCGCACAGATTGCACCAGCCGTGTCGTATGTGACCTCCGCCGTACACCCTAGTCCATTGCTCGCCACTGGCGGTTGGGGCGCACCAGCTGCCGTTACTGCATTGGGTGGCATTGGACTCGGTGGCTTGGGACTCGGTGGCCTGGGACTCGGCGGTCTGGGACTCGGTTTGCGCGCTGGCATTCCCGGCATCTCACTCAGCCAAGGACCTCTAGGTGCTGCTATCGCTGCTCCAATTGCCGCACCGATCGCTGCTCCACTTGCCTTGGGTCATGGCTCGGGTGTGTATGTGGCAAAGACACGCGGCGCTATTCACACAGCTCCTCTAGCTGGCCATGTCAACTCGGCGACTTCTCTCAATTTGGCACCAGCACCTGGCACTTGGTAAACACGGCATGCGCATACCAACAAGATCCTCACAAAGAATTATTACAAACtgacattcatatacatacatacacacacgcacacattatGCATATAGGCTGAAATATAGAAGTGCGTTGCCAACTACATATAAGCACAAGAAAGATTTTGACAATATTGCTCCCAAATGAAGGAAGCTGCCACCGCACTGATCTTAAACAATATGTATAATTGACATCGAGTTCACCTTTTCGCCGTTATGTATACCGCGTTCCGTTATCCACAACCGCAATCCACACCCTGACACGCCTACCGACATTTATatgcaacgcacacacacacactgtctAACGCATATCTAtgttctttattattatattaaacgaTATATTATGTACCTTGTACACTCATGTATTCCATGTTATTTACTTATCATAATCACTATGTTACACTGTATTTGTGGTGTTGGCGCAAACTCGTAGTCGTATATGTTTGCCGATACGCCATGCTAAGGAAGGAAAGGATTTGAAGCACAAATCCGCTACAACAACTGcgataacaataacaacaacaatgatacTGATATTTTTACCGACAACACTATAATATATGATGTTCATTCTAGTTTCGTACAACAACTTTGAGAACTTTTCACCGCTCTGTATTTCTAAATCTTCTACTTTCTTCTACTATCTTTCGCTATTTTCGTTACACGAGATATCTTTTACTATCACCTCTCTTTTACCCCTTTACTCGTAATCTTAtacaaaacatacaaatatattgcataaagaagcagaaaaaaatcaataaaaacaattaaagatttaaaaataaaatcgtgTTTCTCTTTTACATTTAGactttaaatatttgagtttttgttttgagtttttgagTTGCTATTTCAGCATTTCGATGAAAAACTTTTCGGTTTCTATATCTGTAAACGAATATTTACTAACAATGTTTGGAGATCCATTGCAACAACTTTCAATATTTCAGGTAGTGTTGCAGAATCTActaaaaatctacaaaaataaaaacaatccaTCTCATATCTAACACAGTGTGATACATTACAGTAATGgtaaagcaaaaatttacaaGCTCCAAGAGTTACGTAAAATTACTACTGGAATATAGACCTAAATATAAGATCAGTAATATACTACGTCGTTCgcaaagtaattttatttaatgacaACAGCTGACCTTATTGAATTTTTACGCAGCCAACATCACACTTAACCGCCTTACCgttatactactatgagcaaaaaatggtaagacttatttcataattttaacatttttattttattcttaaaaatctaTATCGCTTGTCTCAAGTAATCTCCCTTGGCACcaatatacttatgccaacgttTTATCCAATCCTGGAAACAGTTATTAAAGTCAGTTTCCGaaaacggtttccacggagcagtcgtttgagtttgctgaataaccaGAGGTCACACGGAGCTGAATTAGGCTATACAGTGGTTGCGGAACTATATTGGTTGGGGAAAAACAtatgaagaatcaatgcagtatgcgacaatgcgttatcgtggtgcaaaagccaagagTTGtcagcccataattccggcctctttttacgaatagcttcgcgcaaacgatgcTTAACAGTCAAGTAGTATTCcggctttgacgtgtttttttttatattcgaatTTCCTTCGCAACATGTTCGACTAATTGATCGTCGATTTCCGTtacgtaagcatagatccaagactcaacGCCAGTaacaatacgtttcatgacatccaatcgtgttttcacttttcttcggCTTAAAggatctttcaaaatagttttcactgatccttccgatattccaatgatgccagtgagatctctgactgttaataaTATTGTCAAGCAccattccttttattttagtGATGTGTTGATCATTAATTGATGTTAATGGCCGTCTTGGAAGTGGTTTGTCGTCAACGTGTTCGCGacactctttgaataatttgtgccaatcaaaagcacttgctcgcgacaaacaattatcact
Coding sequences within it:
- the LOC126753171 gene encoding adult cuticle protein 1-like, producing the protein MKFVVAVVMLALAVGVNSSLLPLTAQIAPAVSYVTSSLGGGPLLAQGAWGGPTAWGGSAAITGLGGLGLGLHGGIPGISLSQGPVGAAIAAPIAAPLALGHGAGVYVAKTRGAIHTAPLAGHINSATSLNLAPAPGTH
- the LOC126753170 gene encoding adult cuticle protein 1-like, translating into MKFVIAVVMLALAAGVHSSLLPLTAQIAPAVSYVTSAVHPSPLLATGGWGAPAAVTALGGIGLGGLGLGGLGLGGLGLGLRAGIPGISLSQGPLGAAIAAPIAAPIAAPLALGHGSGVYVAKTRGAIHTAPLAGHVNSATSLNLAPAPGTW